A window of the Thalassoglobus sp. JC818 genome harbors these coding sequences:
- the lpxC gene encoding UDP-3-O-acyl-N-acetylglucosamine deacetylase produces the protein MLATPPRRQRTIARTAKVSGYGLFGGIDVSLEFCPADPDVGIVFERTDLTSAATIPALIEFVVPQSRCTMIQSPGGSVQVIEHVMAALAGLQIDNCLVRIDAPEPPACDGSSQAFVEALLSADIVEQDVSRACVELTETLVVVEDDFVGIGAQPPRQREYEIGFLLDYGDGPISQQSDSFVLTPEVFIQEIASCRTFVLESEVRELQKQGIGKRSTPQNVLVFGEDGIVENSLRFENECARHKILDCIGDFALLGCDLAGRFVATRSGHRLNHAMIRAIRKQALALNPQQSTFPHPQNRPAPFTPMNAAG, from the coding sequence GTGCTTGCCACTCCCCCTCGACGACAACGAACGATCGCACGCACTGCGAAGGTTTCCGGATATGGTTTATTCGGAGGGATCGACGTTTCGCTGGAATTTTGTCCAGCTGACCCGGATGTTGGAATCGTTTTCGAACGAACAGACCTCACCTCAGCAGCGACGATTCCCGCTCTGATTGAGTTTGTCGTTCCTCAATCCCGATGCACAATGATTCAGTCCCCCGGCGGATCTGTGCAAGTGATTGAGCACGTCATGGCAGCCCTGGCGGGGCTGCAAATCGACAATTGCCTCGTTCGCATCGACGCACCCGAACCCCCTGCGTGTGACGGATCGAGTCAGGCATTTGTCGAAGCACTTCTGTCTGCGGACATCGTCGAACAGGACGTCTCGCGTGCCTGCGTCGAGCTGACCGAGACGCTCGTGGTTGTCGAAGACGACTTTGTCGGAATCGGCGCTCAACCGCCTCGCCAGCGTGAATACGAAATCGGTTTCCTGCTGGACTACGGTGACGGTCCGATTTCACAGCAGTCAGACAGTTTTGTGCTGACTCCGGAGGTCTTCATTCAGGAGATCGCCAGTTGCCGCACGTTTGTTCTGGAATCGGAAGTTCGCGAACTCCAGAAACAAGGCATCGGCAAACGATCAACTCCGCAAAATGTGCTCGTTTTCGGAGAGGACGGCATCGTTGAGAATTCGCTGCGATTCGAGAACGAGTGCGCCCGCCACAAAATTCTCGACTGCATTGGCGATTTTGCTCTGTTGGGATGCGATCTCGCCGGTCGGTTTGTGGCAACCCGCTCAGGTCATCGACTGAACCACGCGATGATTCGAGCCATTCGAAAACAGGCTCTCGCGCTCAACCCTCAACAATCGACTTTCCCACACCCCCAGAATCGACCCGCTCCTTTCACCCCAATGAACGCTGCCGGATGA
- a CDS encoding helix-turn-helix domain-containing protein: protein MRTIFTTGQVAKICKVAPRTVSKWFDSGRLRGYRIPGSQDRRIPREHLIRFLKEHGMPLGELEDEAMGKLLLVGVDSTMRGGLEGVLPIEDFKVELAASGFEAGIQAESLHPDCVVIDFAMGRNEALMIAQNLRKNGDYTDTVLIALLSDDDTASGFDRTIFNETFRKPFDAALLAERIRTLVSRRKTLA from the coding sequence ATGAGGACGATCTTCACTACCGGTCAAGTCGCCAAAATCTGCAAGGTCGCACCACGTACAGTAAGTAAGTGGTTCGACTCAGGCCGACTCCGAGGATACCGGATTCCCGGTTCCCAGGATCGCCGGATTCCCCGCGAGCACTTGATTCGGTTCCTGAAAGAACACGGAATGCCACTCGGTGAACTGGAAGACGAAGCAATGGGCAAGCTTTTGCTCGTTGGCGTCGACAGCACAATGCGTGGCGGATTGGAAGGAGTCCTTCCGATCGAAGACTTTAAAGTTGAACTCGCAGCAAGTGGATTCGAAGCCGGCATTCAAGCCGAATCGTTGCATCCCGACTGCGTCGTGATTGACTTTGCGATGGGGCGGAATGAAGCCTTGATGATCGCTCAGAATCTGCGAAAGAACGGTGACTACACTGATACTGTGCTGATTGCACTGCTCAGTGATGACGACACCGCCAGCGGATTCGATCGGACGATCTTCAACGAGACCTTCCGCAAGCCGTTCGACGCAGCTCTGCTCGCTGAACGCATCCGTACTTTGGTCAGCCGTCGCAAGACGCTTGCTTAA
- the lpxA gene encoding acyl-ACP--UDP-N-acetylglucosamine O-acyltransferase has protein sequence MSTQISHLAHVDPKAQIGQDVQIGPFCFVGPDVSIGDRTVLESHVTLTGKTTVGSDNRFWQNCVIGAEPQDYSYRGNAPTEVVIGNHNQLREGVTVNRGAEKEDGVTRIGNHNLLMSNSHVAHNCRIYDHAMLVNGVLLGGHVHVHDRAIVSGNSVVHHFATIGTLAFVSGGCRVPTDVPPFMLAAGSDNPEIKTVNLIGMKRAGIPDESIRVIRHAQRMLYREHKSLKVVREHFETELQGIFPIELITLLSAIEQQRAGRMGRAREAARTTPLVESKETAAKKSA, from the coding sequence ATGTCTACACAGATCTCTCATCTCGCTCATGTCGACCCGAAAGCACAAATCGGGCAGGACGTTCAGATCGGTCCATTCTGCTTCGTGGGACCGGATGTTTCGATTGGTGATCGAACCGTTCTCGAGAGTCACGTCACGTTGACCGGAAAAACCACGGTCGGGAGTGACAACCGCTTCTGGCAAAACTGCGTCATCGGCGCTGAACCGCAAGATTACAGCTATCGCGGGAATGCCCCGACTGAAGTCGTCATCGGAAATCACAATCAGCTGCGCGAAGGCGTTACTGTGAATCGCGGTGCAGAGAAAGAAGATGGCGTTACCCGCATCGGCAACCACAACCTGTTGATGTCGAACTCTCACGTTGCGCACAACTGTCGAATTTATGATCACGCGATGCTCGTGAATGGAGTGCTCCTCGGCGGACACGTTCATGTTCACGACCGGGCAATTGTCTCAGGCAATTCGGTTGTTCATCACTTCGCGACGATTGGAACACTCGCCTTCGTCAGCGGAGGCTGTCGAGTTCCGACCGATGTTCCTCCGTTCATGCTGGCAGCAGGAAGTGACAACCCAGAGATTAAGACTGTCAATCTGATCGGCATGAAACGAGCCGGAATCCCGGATGAGTCCATCCGCGTCATTCGACATGCTCAGCGAATGCTCTACCGGGAGCACAAATCACTCAAAGTTGTCCGCGAACACTTCGAAACGGAATTACAGGGCATCTTCCCGATTGAATTGATCACGCTGCTGTCAGCGATTGAACAACAACGTGCTGGCCGCATGGGTCGTGCCCGCGAAGCTGCCCGAACAACACCTCTCGTTGAATCCAAGGAAACTGCGGCGAAGAAATCCGCTTGA
- a CDS encoding MoaD/ThiS family protein encodes MPIVSFTPHLKRHLKCPPENVTGETLGEAFHQIFEHNPQLRGYVLDDQGALRQHVVVFIDDAAVRDRQRLSDPVKSDSEIFVMQALSGG; translated from the coding sequence ATGCCGATCGTTTCCTTCACCCCACATCTCAAACGACATCTCAAGTGTCCCCCGGAAAATGTCACGGGAGAGACTTTAGGGGAAGCGTTTCATCAGATTTTCGAGCACAACCCGCAGCTGCGCGGATATGTGCTCGATGATCAGGGTGCACTTCGCCAACACGTTGTCGTCTTCATTGATGACGCGGCTGTGCGCGATCGGCAACGTCTTTCTGATCCAGTCAAATCAGACAGCGAGATCTTTGTGATGCAAGCACTCTCCGGCGGATAG
- a CDS encoding exo-alpha-sialidase: protein MSDRLFAGTRKGLFHIERGDREWSIKKVDFLGDPVTMLLDDPRDGTLYASLTLGHFGVKLHRSQDNGATWTEVAVPVYPEGAVYAASQDEETGETKTKPASLDEIWALEPGGPNQPGWLWAGTIPGGLFLSKDHGDTWELVESLWNREERMGWFGGGKDRPGIHSICVDPRDSQHVTIGISCGGVWETYDAGETWDLIGEGLRAEYMPPNLQNSLNIQDAHRLSQCLSDPDKMWIQHHNGIFRSDNGAKNWSEMENVPPSSFGFAVCVHPQDGNTAWFVPGVKDECRVPVDSQLVVTRTRDFGETFEVLREGLPQNHCYDIVFRHGLDIDSSGNRLVMGSSTGGLWVTEDGGDSWSTVSNTLPQIYCVQFARQQSES from the coding sequence ATGAGCGACCGTTTATTTGCTGGAACTCGCAAGGGTTTGTTTCATATTGAACGTGGTGATCGGGAATGGTCCATCAAGAAAGTCGACTTTCTTGGCGACCCTGTCACGATGCTTCTCGACGATCCGCGTGATGGAACGCTGTACGCATCGCTGACGCTCGGTCACTTCGGTGTGAAGCTGCACCGCTCGCAGGACAACGGAGCGACATGGACCGAAGTCGCTGTTCCCGTCTATCCCGAAGGGGCGGTTTACGCAGCGAGCCAGGATGAAGAGACCGGGGAAACGAAAACGAAGCCAGCATCGCTCGACGAAATCTGGGCCCTCGAGCCGGGTGGACCCAATCAACCTGGATGGCTCTGGGCAGGCACCATTCCTGGAGGGCTGTTTCTGTCGAAAGATCATGGAGACACGTGGGAACTCGTCGAGTCACTTTGGAATCGTGAAGAGCGAATGGGCTGGTTTGGTGGAGGCAAGGATCGTCCTGGAATCCATTCCATTTGCGTCGATCCGCGTGACAGCCAGCACGTCACGATTGGAATTTCCTGCGGAGGAGTTTGGGAAACTTACGACGCTGGCGAAACCTGGGATCTCATTGGAGAAGGGCTTCGAGCGGAGTACATGCCTCCGAATCTGCAGAACAGCTTGAACATTCAGGATGCCCATCGACTCAGCCAGTGTTTGTCTGATCCCGACAAAATGTGGATTCAGCATCACAACGGAATCTTCCGGTCAGACAATGGAGCAAAAAACTGGTCCGAGATGGAGAATGTCCCGCCCTCCTCATTCGGTTTCGCCGTCTGTGTGCATCCACAAGATGGAAACACAGCCTGGTTTGTTCCGGGAGTGAAAGACGAGTGTCGAGTTCCTGTCGACAGCCAACTGGTGGTCACCCGGACTCGAGACTTTGGAGAAACATTCGAAGTCCTTCGTGAAGGACTTCCACAGAATCACTGTTACGACATCGTTTTCAGGCACGGTCTCGATATCGATTCCTCCGGCAATCGACTCGTCATGGGATCGTCAACCGGTGGGCTGTGGGTGACCGAAGATGGTGGCGATTCGTGGTCAACGGTCTCGAACACACTTCCGCAGATCTATTGCGTTCAGTTCGCACGACAACAATCAGAATCATGA
- a CDS encoding OmpH family outer membrane protein, which produces MLRLRLWNSLTRPLSCLLTGCFLFLFAGPLHADDGYQIGLIDMAHVFKEYKKFVYLTERLQEEVRRSDELLAPKIENIQAIQAKMKELAPTSAEYETLESEFLTAQADLKKAQLQKQRELMKKETEVYKGIYLEVADAVERYSKYYKYTLIIRFNRSVVDAAENPQEVIEGMNRQVLYHQNRDDLTDPVLNYLNDRWEKQQNASAPASQTTR; this is translated from the coding sequence ATGCTGAGGCTCCGTCTGTGGAATTCGTTGACACGCCCCCTGTCATGCTTGCTGACAGGCTGCTTTCTCTTCCTATTCGCTGGTCCCCTTCATGCAGATGATGGCTACCAGATCGGGCTGATCGATATGGCCCACGTCTTCAAAGAATACAAAAAGTTCGTCTATCTGACCGAACGCCTGCAGGAAGAAGTTCGCCGCAGCGATGAACTTCTGGCTCCCAAGATCGAAAACATCCAGGCGATCCAGGCCAAGATGAAAGAACTTGCTCCGACAAGTGCGGAGTACGAAACGCTTGAGAGTGAATTCTTGACCGCTCAGGCGGATCTCAAGAAAGCTCAACTGCAAAAACAGCGTGAGCTGATGAAGAAGGAAACGGAAGTCTACAAGGGCATCTACCTTGAAGTCGCCGACGCTGTTGAACGCTACTCAAAGTACTACAAGTACACACTCATCATCCGATTTAACCGTTCTGTGGTCGACGCCGCAGAAAATCCTCAAGAAGTGATCGAGGGCATGAACCGCCAGGTCCTCTATCATCAGAATCGAGATGACCTGACCGATCCGGTCCTCAACTATCTGAATGATCGTTGGGAAAAGCAGCAGAACGCCAGCGCACCAGCGAGTCAGACCACTCGCTAA